In Methanobacterium petrolearium, one genomic interval encodes:
- the hisG gene encoding ATP phosphoribosyltransferase, which yields MDKIVLGLPKGSLNNVNRGNTYQLFVDAGYEVRGYEPGKEENEITILNDPEIKGFLTRPQSAPVELNRQILDLAIIGEDWVREESVNLDEELIQKVGDLDYGQTRLIVAVPNDDPYESLTEFFRLNKDRNNPILCFTEYPNLTRQFFMENEGYQEIFGDKKPLVQVRGLWDGDNEMVQVINSDGATEVYIAKGADLVVDNTQTGSSLKKAGLKILETIMESSAGLYAGPSCTPEKAEKAKIIFEQLFGAIEARKYFDVKFNIANHRMDEVKDFLHSNEYCSDEPTTVKGNTFSQVNVLIPKNKFPEMLKGIKSFGASAIVRENVKQYVK from the coding sequence ATGGATAAAATTGTACTAGGTCTCCCAAAAGGGAGTTTAAACAATGTAAACCGAGGGAATACTTACCAATTATTCGTTGACGCAGGGTACGAGGTTCGAGGATACGAACCTGGTAAAGAAGAAAATGAAATAACCATACTAAATGACCCTGAAATAAAAGGATTCCTCACCAGACCACAGAGTGCCCCAGTGGAACTCAACAGACAAATACTGGATCTGGCAATAATAGGAGAAGACTGGGTGAGGGAAGAATCCGTGAATTTAGATGAAGAATTAATCCAAAAGGTAGGCGACCTTGATTATGGCCAGACCAGGCTCATTGTAGCCGTACCCAACGATGACCCTTATGAATCATTAACCGAGTTCTTCAGACTAAACAAAGACAGAAACAACCCCATACTATGCTTCACAGAATACCCTAACCTGACCCGCCAGTTTTTCATGGAAAATGAAGGTTATCAGGAAATTTTCGGTGATAAAAAACCCCTGGTTCAGGTTCGAGGTCTCTGGGATGGGGACAATGAAATGGTTCAGGTTATCAATTCAGATGGTGCTACAGAGGTGTACATAGCCAAAGGAGCAGATCTGGTGGTTGACAACACCCAAACTGGAAGCAGCCTTAAAAAAGCAGGATTGAAAATCCTGGAAACCATAATGGAATCCAGTGCAGGGTTATATGCCGGGCCCAGTTGCACACCAGAAAAGGCAGAAAAAGCAAAAATAATATTCGAACAATTATTCGGAGCCATCGAAGCCAGAAAATACTTTGATGTTAAGTTCAACATAGCCAACCACCGCATGGATGAAGTTAAAGACTTCTTACACTCCAATGAGTACTGTTCTGATGAGCCCACCACAGTAAAGGGAAACACATTCTCCCAGGTTAATGTTCTCATTCCAAAAAATAAATTTCCAGAAATGTTAAAAGGAATCAAAAGCTTCGGAGCTTCAGCAATTGTCCGAGAAAATGTTAAACAGTATGTGAAATAA
- a CDS encoding winged helix-turn-helix transcriptional regulator: MEDLQYEYDMSALVLGQNLISGKWTIFILWSLSKGKKRFKELHNFLRHTSRSMLTKQLQELEHNGLIQRDVYGEVPVRVEYSLTEIGEKLIPVLYALSDWSKEYVTYFKEDGMSDVDFLREAFIKDKYKYYKDYPSV, translated from the coding sequence ATGGAAGATTTGCAGTATGAGTATGACATGTCTGCTTTAGTATTAGGACAAAATTTAATTAGTGGTAAATGGACAATTTTTATTTTGTGGTCTTTAAGTAAAGGTAAAAAACGATTTAAGGAGTTACATAACTTTTTAAGGCATACTTCAAGAAGCATGCTCACCAAACAACTTCAAGAGTTGGAACATAATGGGTTAATACAAAGAGATGTATATGGCGAAGTCCCTGTTAGAGTAGAATATTCCTTAACAGAAATTGGCGAAAAATTAATCCCTGTTTTATACGCTTTAAGTGATTGGTCAAAGGAATATGTTACCTATTTCAAAGAAGATGGAATGTCTGATGTTGATTTCCTTAGAGAAGCATTCATAAAGGATAAATACAAATATTATAAGGATTATCCCAGCGTATAA
- a CDS encoding ATP-dependent helicase: MITRQEKKYSDNDIYKILHPWAREWFQGKFETFSEAQRQSIVDIHQGKNVLVSSPTGSGKTLTAFLSIISELTRLADQEILEDRVYCLYISPLKALDNDIEKNLEEPLSEIEKIAGKNLNIRKAVRTGDTSQYERSKMLKNPPHILITTPESLSILLCAPKFREKLAKIRYVIVDEIHSLAENKRGVHLSLSLERLEHLTGGFVRIGLSATVHPLERMAEFLVGYNHSRPRECLIVDVNYLKQLDMEVICPVKDIIATDPDETNKAMYKMLHELIQEHKTTLIFTNTRSGTESVVFNLKKRYPDSYHDQNIMAHHSSLSRELRLEAENRLKEGKLKVVVSSTSLELGIDIGYIDLVILVSSPKSVSRALQRIGRSGHQLHEKSKGRMMVVDRDDLVECSLILKNALEGKIDEIHIPENCLDVLSQQIYGMAIEQRWDLDEALQLIRRSYPYRELTKDDYKSVLSYLAGEYTRLEDRYVYAKIWVDWDENRMGKRGKLARMLYSTNIGTIPDRSAAVVKCGGEIVGRIEEDFMEKLRKGDSFVLGGRIYRFNYARGMSVNVSPASGPPTIPSWFSEQLPLSFDLAMEIQKFRGILEWEFKKGRSKEEIIEFIHDYLYLDFNAAHSIYQYFREQYLYAVVPNLKTLLVEYYTGFGGRKFVVFHTLFGRRVNDALSRAVAYVIARRYRHDVMISISDNGFYLSSEGKIGGLEAFQELTTENLEEYLKEAIDRTETLAGRFRHCAGRSLMILRRYKGQEKSVGRQQVKGKILLKFVKELDPNFSILKEARREVMEDFMDVKNAKKVLKLLETGKMDIKRIDTKIPSPFAFNLVSQGYLDVLKYEERIEFIRRMHQAIIKEIGG, from the coding sequence ATGATAACTCGACAGGAAAAAAAGTATTCAGATAATGATATCTACAAAATTTTACATCCCTGGGCCAGGGAATGGTTCCAGGGAAAGTTTGAAACATTTTCTGAGGCACAACGTCAGTCAATTGTGGATATACACCAGGGAAAAAATGTCCTGGTATCCTCCCCCACTGGTTCTGGTAAAACCCTCACTGCTTTTCTATCCATAATCAGTGAACTTACCCGCCTGGCAGACCAGGAGATACTGGAGGATCGTGTTTACTGCCTCTACATATCTCCTCTTAAAGCCCTGGATAATGATATTGAGAAGAACCTGGAGGAACCGTTATCTGAAATTGAGAAGATTGCGGGTAAAAATTTGAATATACGTAAAGCTGTACGGACTGGTGATACCAGCCAGTATGAAAGGTCCAAAATGCTTAAAAATCCTCCCCACATCTTAATTACCACTCCAGAATCGTTGTCCATTCTTTTATGTGCCCCTAAGTTCCGGGAAAAACTTGCAAAAATACGTTACGTTATTGTGGATGAAATTCATTCTCTGGCTGAGAACAAACGAGGTGTGCACCTCAGTTTAAGTCTGGAACGGTTAGAACATTTGACGGGTGGTTTCGTCCGTATCGGACTTAGTGCCACTGTACATCCTTTAGAGAGGATGGCAGAGTTTTTAGTAGGGTATAACCATAGTCGACCGCGTGAATGTTTGATTGTGGATGTAAATTACCTCAAACAACTGGACATGGAAGTTATCTGCCCGGTTAAAGACATCATAGCCACAGATCCTGATGAAACCAACAAGGCAATGTATAAAATGTTACATGAACTGATCCAGGAACATAAGACCACCCTTATTTTCACCAACACTCGTAGTGGAACAGAAAGTGTTGTTTTCAATCTCAAAAAGAGGTATCCTGACAGTTACCATGACCAGAACATAATGGCCCATCATTCCAGCCTTTCCCGGGAGTTAAGACTGGAAGCTGAAAATAGATTAAAGGAAGGGAAACTGAAGGTAGTGGTATCCTCAACCAGCCTGGAGTTAGGGATTGATATTGGATATATAGATCTGGTAATACTGGTATCCAGTCCTAAATCAGTTTCCAGAGCTCTTCAAAGGATTGGCCGCAGCGGTCATCAACTTCATGAAAAATCAAAGGGTAGGATGATGGTTGTTGACAGGGATGACCTGGTGGAATGTTCACTCATTCTTAAAAACGCCCTGGAAGGGAAGATCGATGAAATACACATCCCAGAAAATTGTCTGGATGTATTATCCCAGCAAATCTATGGAATGGCAATTGAACAACGCTGGGACCTGGATGAAGCCCTTCAACTTATCCGCAGAAGTTATCCCTACCGTGAACTTACTAAAGATGATTACAAGAGTGTTCTAAGTTATCTTGCAGGTGAATACACCCGTCTGGAAGACCGTTATGTTTATGCCAAGATCTGGGTTGATTGGGATGAAAACCGGATGGGTAAAAGGGGAAAACTGGCACGTATGCTTTACTCAACGAATATTGGAACCATTCCTGACCGTAGTGCTGCAGTGGTGAAATGTGGAGGAGAAATTGTTGGCCGTATTGAAGAGGACTTCATGGAGAAACTCCGTAAAGGAGACAGTTTCGTCCTGGGTGGCCGTATTTATCGGTTCAACTATGCAAGGGGGATGAGTGTTAATGTAAGTCCTGCTTCAGGACCCCCTACCATTCCTTCCTGGTTCTCTGAACAGCTCCCCCTATCCTTTGATCTGGCCATGGAAATCCAAAAATTCCGTGGTATCCTTGAATGGGAGTTTAAAAAGGGTAGAAGTAAGGAGGAAATCATTGAATTTATCCATGATTACCTTTATTTGGACTTTAATGCTGCTCACTCCATTTACCAGTACTTCCGGGAACAATATCTGTATGCCGTTGTTCCTAACCTTAAAACTCTCCTGGTGGAATATTACACTGGATTTGGAGGGCGTAAATTCGTGGTTTTCCATACACTATTCGGTCGGAGAGTTAACGATGCCCTTAGCCGTGCCGTGGCCTATGTAATAGCCAGAAGATACCGACACGATGTGATGATCTCCATATCTGATAATGGATTTTACCTATCCAGTGAGGGCAAAATAGGAGGTTTGGAAGCATTCCAGGAGCTTACAACCGAAAACCTGGAAGAATATCTTAAAGAAGCCATTGACCGGACAGAAACACTTGCCGGACGTTTCAGGCACTGTGCTGGACGATCCCTCATGATTTTAAGGCGTTATAAAGGCCAGGAAAAATCTGTGGGCCGTCAGCAAGTTAAGGGTAAGATTCTGCTAAAATTCGTCAAGGAACTGGATCCTAACTTCTCCATCCTCAAGGAAGCCCGCAGAGAGGTAATGGAAGACTTCATGGATGTTAAAAATGCTAAAAAAGTTCTAAAATTACTTGAAACTGGTAAAATGGATATTAAACGTATTGACACTAAAATTCCATCCCCATTCGCATTTAACCTTGTTTCCCAGGGTTATCTTGATGTGTTGAAGTATGAAGAACGGATTGAGTTCATCCGCAGGATGCATCAAGCTATTATTAAGGAGATTGGCGGCTAA
- a CDS encoding ATP-binding protein, with translation MNFSRVLEEGEGTTVEFMQSMEEKGFKTVSAFSNTDGGSLFCGVSDSGDVVGFGCGEDLIQIITSKITDKMGIQPSVSGFNWEGKTILRIEVAKSPNPISYHGKYYKRVGSTTTRISKDELGDFFSRGSNWDGLTNDYNMDEIDEESVRRFIRKAVGKGRLIADETEDVPEILGKMNLLVKGKLTNAAVILFGKDPQKYFTNALVRVLKFTNDISVSDRRITGNLFHQVEEAEEAIKNSLNVKFEIKGKLTRDEIWDYPLEAIREALINSIVHRDYFKYGIQTQIKIFDDKIWFFNPGELFGGMTIEKLQDPHPSSTRNPLIAEVFFKAGLVEVHGSGIRQMMKSLKDAGLPEPDFQEEFAGFSVYMMKNVYDREYLETLGLNRSQIQAVFYMKEHGSLAMSDFARISPGINERTLRRYLADLVDKKLIIAIGEKKGRRYELS, from the coding sequence ATGAATTTTTCCAGAGTTCTAGAAGAAGGTGAAGGAACCACAGTAGAATTTATGCAATCTATGGAAGAAAAGGGATTTAAAACAGTATCTGCATTTTCCAACACTGATGGAGGTAGTTTGTTTTGTGGTGTATCTGATAGCGGGGATGTTGTTGGTTTTGGATGTGGTGAAGATTTAATCCAGATAATCACCAGTAAAATAACTGATAAAATGGGAATTCAACCTTCGGTTTCCGGTTTCAATTGGGAAGGAAAGACTATTTTGAGGATAGAAGTTGCTAAAAGTCCCAATCCCATCTCTTACCATGGAAAATATTATAAGAGGGTGGGGAGCACTACCACCAGAATATCAAAGGATGAATTAGGAGATTTCTTTTCAAGGGGAAGTAACTGGGATGGTCTGACCAATGATTACAACATGGATGAGATTGATGAGGAATCTGTTCGCAGATTCATTAGAAAAGCTGTGGGTAAAGGCAGGCTGATTGCCGATGAAACCGAGGACGTGCCTGAAATATTAGGTAAGATGAACCTTCTGGTTAAGGGTAAACTCACCAATGCCGCTGTAATTCTTTTCGGTAAGGATCCGCAGAAATATTTCACCAATGCACTGGTTAGGGTGCTAAAATTCACCAATGATATCAGTGTTTCCGACAGACGAATTACCGGTAATTTATTCCATCAAGTAGAAGAAGCTGAAGAAGCCATTAAAAATTCTTTGAACGTGAAATTTGAGATAAAAGGTAAATTAACTCGTGATGAGATTTGGGATTATCCTCTTGAAGCCATACGTGAAGCTCTTATAAATTCCATAGTTCACCGGGATTATTTCAAGTACGGGATTCAGACCCAGATCAAGATTTTTGATGACAAGATCTGGTTTTTTAACCCTGGAGAACTGTTTGGTGGGATGACCATTGAAAAACTCCAGGATCCCCATCCATCTTCTACCCGAAATCCATTAATTGCCGAGGTGTTTTTCAAGGCAGGGCTGGTTGAAGTTCATGGATCAGGTATACGTCAGATGATGAAATCTTTAAAAGACGCAGGTCTCCCTGAACCTGATTTTCAAGAAGAATTTGCCGGTTTTTCTGTATACATGATGAAAAATGTGTATGATAGAGAATATTTAGAAACACTGGGCCTTAATCGTAGCCAGATACAGGCAGTGTTTTATATGAAAGAACATGGCTCTTTAGCCATGTCAGATTTTGCACGTATCTCCCCTGGAATAAATGAAAGAACCCTCAGACGCTATTTGGCTGATTTAGTGGATAAAAAACTCATTATAGCTATTGGAGAGAAAAAAGGAAGAAGATATGAACTTTCATGA
- a CDS encoding glutamine synthetase family protein: protein MNEIKNMDNSKTQFIRVLWCDNANIIRAKAVHVDAIKDNNVSVGISRGQQGVPGVYDGVVAGSGLDPVGEITLKGDMSTLTIIPYAPGHARVMGDMTKNGKVWENCPRGFLKKMISDTLEEGLEVKAAFENEFYLLKKDGEFNPYISSDSTPFASTYSMDINYEVIGDMVKSLISQDVGVEQYYPESGPGQHEITVNYADALKAADNQIIFRETVRAVAHKHELQASFLPKIFPDTAGSGCHIHLSLWKNGKNVLQDSENDYSLSGTAQQFIAGILNHLPSLMAITTPIPRSYRRIQPQKWVGAFNSWGLNNREAAIRVIREEDSAIKHFEFKTVDASSNPYLALGAVIAAGLDGIKKMMELPEPVMNDPATLTPAERDKIAIKPLPTTLEEALNNLKEDEVLMDALGIELSQAYIAVKEEELSLIEKLDPKKEIELLADKY, encoded by the coding sequence ATGAATGAAATAAAAAACATGGATAACTCTAAAACCCAGTTCATACGCGTATTATGGTGTGATAACGCTAATATCATCCGAGCTAAGGCAGTTCATGTTGATGCTATAAAAGATAACAATGTTTCAGTAGGTATCTCCCGCGGCCAGCAGGGGGTTCCAGGTGTATACGATGGTGTGGTTGCAGGATCCGGGCTGGATCCTGTGGGAGAAATAACATTAAAAGGGGACATGTCCACTTTAACCATTATACCCTATGCACCGGGCCATGCCAGGGTTATGGGAGATATGACTAAAAATGGAAAGGTTTGGGAGAATTGTCCGCGTGGATTCCTGAAAAAAATGATTTCTGATACTCTTGAGGAGGGTTTGGAAGTTAAAGCTGCCTTTGAAAATGAATTTTACCTTTTGAAAAAGGATGGGGAGTTTAATCCTTACATCTCCTCAGATTCAACACCATTTGCCTCAACCTATTCCATGGACATTAATTATGAGGTGATTGGGGATATGGTAAAATCATTAATTTCCCAGGATGTGGGTGTTGAACAGTACTATCCTGAGTCTGGTCCGGGTCAGCATGAAATAACCGTGAACTATGCGGATGCATTAAAAGCTGCTGATAACCAGATTATATTTAGAGAAACAGTTAGGGCAGTTGCACATAAACACGAATTGCAGGCATCTTTTTTACCTAAGATATTTCCAGATACTGCGGGAAGTGGATGTCATATTCATTTAAGTCTTTGGAAAAATGGTAAAAACGTTTTACAGGATTCTGAAAATGATTACAGTCTTTCAGGAACGGCTCAACAGTTCATTGCCGGAATTTTAAATCATTTGCCTTCATTGATGGCCATTACCACACCCATACCCAGATCTTATCGGAGGATACAACCCCAAAAGTGGGTTGGGGCCTTTAATTCATGGGGTTTAAATAATCGTGAGGCTGCTATAAGAGTTATCCGAGAAGAGGATAGTGCAATTAAGCATTTTGAATTTAAAACAGTTGATGCATCATCCAATCCCTACCTGGCACTTGGTGCTGTTATTGCAGCAGGGTTAGATGGTATCAAAAAAATGATGGAATTGCCTGAACCTGTCATGAATGATCCTGCCACTTTAACACCAGCAGAAAGGGATAAAATTGCAATAAAACCACTTCCTACCACCCTAGAAGAAGCTCTTAACAATTTAAAAGAAGATGAGGTTCTCATGGATGCTTTGGGAATTGAACTTTCCCAGGCATATATTGCAGTTAAAGAAGAAGAATTGTCATTGATTGAAAAGTTAGATCCGAAAAAAGAGATAGAACTGTTAGCTGATAAATATTAA
- a CDS encoding DUF11 domain-containing protein, translating into MLAILTCNTVSATNHTVNPGDNIQDVVDGASDGDNITVNTGTYNENVNVTKNLTIKANGSVTINAGSTGSCFHIYSGGSGSTIQGFILSGATQSSSAGVYLGTDANNCIILHNTMLNNWAGMWIWSSYNQIYDNNISDNYNHGIRLVSNSKYNNIYSNIIKNNNLNDASNGGGITSTTAPDENNNLYLNQIVGNHILQIDWNPSTILYANNNWWGTNTGPSGVEGIVIYTNWLVLGITADPYSINNGQTSTITADLNHNFNGTSYSDISSLGHVKDGIQINFIFTGSPLGTLNMNPAYTLNGNASTIFTANSAGTSHLNATLDSANVHTTSNTAQTPCDIVIASATAHVTLTKTATTTTPNYWDLVTFLITAHNNGPNDAEGVQVTDILPAGITYVDSTSSGTTIYNPTTGIWNIGTLTNGGTDANLNITVNITTTGTITNWANVTAQTTPDYQTFNTTNLTLNTPEAAVIEMTKEFRATLDGPAITTANYLDTIYTIFTYENKGPDATTVQVIDTPSGFNLGDEYWIGYNPDTTTWFHVNSKFTNAYTFISPGDKIWIGLIGTVNQTGLINNTANVTKQDTYHPGPLASATAQINVPDAAVIEMTKEFRATLDGPAITTANYLDTIYAIVTCENKGPNATTICVKDNPSGFTIGNEYWVGFSPDTTTWHHYNTPFSQQYIGFGQGRKVWIGIIGTVTQTGLINNTANVTEQDIYHPGPLASATAQITVPDAAHVTLTKTATTTTPNYWDLVTFLITAHNNGPSNAEGVQVTDILPSGLTYITHTASGTTTYNPTTGIWNIGTLTNGGTDANLNITVNITTTGTITNWANVTAQTTPDYQTFNTTNLTLNTPDAAALELTKSVNNNRPKVHDTILYTLIVQNHGPNAATSVKVTEVLPLTGLKFVGVDSVDYGNYDNGVWNIPNLPADTVAHLVLRFTVESSGAIENKATLTSLTWDPELYPHTSNVTIIPQNSSKTSVNAQNVQKTVGMQKTGMPFAALLLAVFMVFAGLILPKRS; encoded by the coding sequence ATGCTTGCTATTCTAACATGTAATACAGTTTCTGCAACGAACCATACAGTTAATCCTGGGGATAATATTCAAGATGTGGTTGATGGTGCAAGTGATGGTGATAATATCACAGTTAACACTGGTACTTATAACGAGAATGTTAATGTTACCAAGAATCTCACTATTAAAGCCAATGGATCAGTAACCATCAATGCTGGCAGCACGGGTTCCTGTTTCCATATTTACTCAGGAGGTAGTGGTTCTACCATTCAAGGTTTTATCCTATCCGGTGCCACACAATCTTCAAGTGCAGGTGTTTATTTAGGTACAGATGCTAACAATTGTATTATTCTTCATAACACCATGCTAAACAACTGGGCGGGAATGTGGATATGGTCAAGTTATAACCAGATATATGACAACAACATATCTGATAATTATAATCACGGAATCCGTCTGGTATCTAATTCAAAATATAACAATATTTACAGCAACATCATCAAAAATAACAATTTAAATGACGCTTCTAACGGAGGAGGAATTACTTCCACAACTGCACCTGACGAAAACAATAATCTTTATCTGAATCAGATAGTAGGAAATCATATACTTCAGATAGATTGGAACCCATCAACCATACTATATGCAAATAATAATTGGTGGGGAACTAATACTGGTCCAAGTGGAGTAGAGGGAATCGTTATCTACACAAACTGGTTAGTGTTGGGCATCACTGCAGATCCTTATTCAATAAATAATGGCCAGACCTCCACAATTACCGCAGATCTTAACCATAACTTCAACGGAACAAGCTATAGCGATATTTCATCTTTAGGCCATGTTAAGGATGGAATCCAAATAAACTTCATCTTCACGGGCTCTCCACTGGGAACACTTAACATGAACCCAGCATATACTTTAAATGGGAACGCATCCACAATTTTCACTGCAAACAGTGCGGGAACATCCCATCTTAATGCAACTCTGGATTCAGCTAATGTACATACTACTTCAAATACTGCACAGACTCCTTGTGATATTGTGATCGCATCGGCAACTGCACATGTGACCCTGACCAAAACCGCAACTACGACAACACCCAATTATTGGGATCTGGTAACCTTCCTCATAACCGCACACAACAACGGACCCAACGATGCAGAAGGAGTACAAGTCACAGACATATTACCAGCCGGAATAACCTACGTTGACAGTACATCATCCGGAACCACCATTTACAACCCAACAACAGGCATATGGAACATAGGAACCCTAACCAATGGAGGAACAGACGCTAACCTCAACATCACAGTCAACATAACCACCACCGGAACCATCACCAACTGGGCAAACGTAACCGCACAAACAACCCCCGACTATCAAACTTTCAACACAACCAACTTAACACTCAACACACCTGAAGCAGCTGTAATTGAAATGACCAAAGAATTCAGAGCCACTCTCGACGGACCAGCCATCACCACAGCAAACTACCTAGACACGATCTACACCATATTTACCTATGAAAACAAAGGACCTGATGCCACTACTGTACAGGTAATTGACACTCCATCTGGATTCAACCTTGGAGATGAATACTGGATAGGTTACAATCCTGATACCACAACCTGGTTCCATGTCAACTCTAAATTCACCAATGCATATACCTTCATTAGTCCTGGAGACAAAATATGGATAGGCTTAATTGGCACTGTCAATCAGACTGGACTCATCAACAACACAGCCAACGTAACCAAACAAGACACCTACCACCCCGGACCACTAGCCAGTGCCACCGCACAAATAAATGTACCCGATGCAGCAGTAATTGAAATGACCAAAGAATTCAGAGCCACTCTCGACGGACCAGCCATCACCACAGCAAACTACCTAGACACAATCTACGCCATAGTCACATGCGAAAACAAAGGACCCAACGCAACCACTATATGTGTAAAAGACAATCCGTCTGGATTTACCATAGGAAATGAATATTGGGTAGGCTTCAGTCCGGACACCACAACATGGCACCATTACAACACTCCATTCTCACAGCAGTATATCGGGTTTGGTCAAGGTAGAAAAGTATGGATAGGTATTATTGGTACAGTCACTCAAACCGGACTCATCAACAATACAGCCAACGTAACTGAACAAGACATCTACCACCCCGGACCACTAGCCAGTGCCACCGCACAGATAACAGTTCCTGACGCTGCACATGTGACCCTGACCAAAACCGCAACTACGACAACACCCAATTATTGGGATCTGGTAACCTTCCTCATAACCGCACACAACAACGGACCCTCCAATGCAGAAGGAGTACAAGTCACAGACATACTACCATCCGGATTAACCTACATTACACACACAGCATCCGGAACCACCACATACAACCCAACAACAGGCATATGGAACATAGGAACCCTAACCAATGGAGGAACAGACGCTAACCTCAACATCACAGTCAACATAACCACCACCGGAACCATCACCAACTGGGCAAACGTAACCGCACAAACAACCCCCGACTATCAAACTTTCAACACAACCAACTTAACACTCAACACACCCGATGCTGCTGCTTTAGAGTTAACCAAATCCGTGAACAATAATCGTCCTAAAGTTCATGACACAATTCTGTATACCTTGATTGTGCAGAATCATGGCCCCAATGCAGCTACATCTGTGAAAGTAACTGAAGTACTGCCTCTGACTGGTCTGAAATTTGTGGGTGTGGATTCTGTGGACTATGGAAACTATGACAATGGAGTGTGGAATATTCCAAATTTACCAGCTGATACCGTAGCTCATCTGGTTTTAAGATTCACTGTGGAAAGTTCAGGCGCCATTGAAAACAAAGCTACCCTTACATCACTGACATGGGACCCTGAACTGTATCCTCACACCAGTAACGTGACTATTATCCCCCAGAATTCTAGTAAAACAAGTGTTAACGCTCAGAACGTCCAAAAAACCGTTGGTATGCAAAAAACAGGAATGCCGTTTGCGGCCTTATTATTGGCAGTATTTATGGTATTTGCCGGACTGATACTACCTAAACGTAGTTGA
- a CDS encoding metallophosphoesterase codes for MNYTNIYGAKILDLALEVEDYLVISDLHLGYEEALNYQGIMVPKFQYPKILKRTEDIHLRSDCSRIIINGDLKHEFGKISRQEWKETIKFIDYLKERFQEIILIKGNHDPLTPIIAEKTGLDVHPQFSTGNFMVMHGDKIPKKSDEIEEQTIVIGHEHPSVGIRSGERMEKVKCFLAGDFRDKKMIVMPSFNFITEGSDVLHEKPLSPFLKESNHGDLDVFGVENFETFYFGKINHLLRVQQEPYHYDPHFIEF; via the coding sequence ATGAATTACACTAATATCTACGGTGCTAAAATACTGGATTTAGCGCTGGAAGTCGAAGATTATCTGGTGATATCAGATCTTCACCTGGGATATGAGGAAGCCCTCAACTATCAAGGGATAATGGTGCCCAAATTCCAGTATCCTAAAATCCTGAAACGAACAGAAGACATCCATTTGCGCAGTGATTGTTCGCGTATTATCATTAATGGAGATTTAAAACATGAATTCGGCAAAATAAGTCGCCAGGAATGGAAAGAAACCATTAAATTCATTGATTATCTTAAAGAAAGATTTCAGGAAATAATCCTCATAAAAGGTAACCATGACCCACTGACGCCAATTATCGCCGAAAAAACAGGTTTAGATGTGCATCCTCAGTTTTCAACCGGCAATTTCATGGTGATGCATGGTGATAAAATTCCAAAAAAATCCGATGAGATTGAAGAACAAACCATTGTTATAGGGCATGAACATCCCTCTGTTGGAATCAGAAGTGGTGAAAGAATGGAAAAAGTCAAATGTTTCCTGGCCGGAGATTTTCGTGACAAAAAAATGATTGTAATGCCCTCATTTAACTTCATCACCGAAGGATCAGATGTTCTTCATGAAAAACCTCTTTCACCATTCCTGAAAGAATCTAATCATGGAGATTTGGATGTTTTTGGGGTTGAAAACTTTGAAACATTTTATTTTGGGAAAATAAATCATCTTTTAAGGGTTCAACAGGAACCATACCATTATGATCCTCATTTCATTGAATTTTAA